From the genome of Vicia villosa cultivar HV-30 ecotype Madison, WI linkage group LG2, Vvil1.0, whole genome shotgun sequence, one region includes:
- the LOC131654076 gene encoding BRAP2 RING ZnF UBP domain-containing protein 2, with product MWSSSRVSEEEPSESFPFSTSVFNFSSGNPRIEETRGLMHFFPDDSSPSLPVERKPLACVLGVPNHMTYADFCQFCGSFIQHILEMRIVRMDSMEDRYSVLIRFDEQQSTDAFYTHYNGRRFSSLEVEVCRVVFTLDVQYTGSIEHAQPSNATSTEQPTCPVCLERLDQDTNGILTTICNHSFHVSCISKWADSSCPVCRYCQQQAEKSICFICQTTENLWICVICGFVGCGRYKGGHAIIHWKETQHCYSLEVETKRVWDYVGDNYVHRLIQSKTDGKLVELNSHCVNADSGCGSCGDNAMREAILNSKVEAIVNEYNELLATQLENQKLYFESLLQQVEQETEGKISVAVQKAVSLKQQKIQSKIDRCNKEKKFLDELNDNLLKNEEIWKAKILEIEEREKKALKRTDDKITGLEKQLSDLMVCLEGGKAVEQLPLLNDTNGGTVSDISKESSSTL from the exons ATGTGGAGTTCAAGCAGAGTCTCCGAAGAGGAACCGAGTGAATCATTTCCATTCTCCACTTCCGTTTTCAATTTCTCTTCCGGAAACCCTAGAATCGAAGAAACCCGCGGCCTCATGCACTTCTTCCCCGacgattcttctccttctcttccG GTCGAACGGAAACCACTGGCATGTGTTCTTGGAGTACCGAATCACATGACATATGCCGATTTCTGCCAATTCTGTGGCTCCTTTATTCAGCATATTCTTGAAATGCGTATTGTGAGAATGGATTCGATGGAAGATCGTTACAGTGTTTTGATTCGCTTCGATGAACAGCAATCGACGGACGCGTTTTACACTCATTATAATGGTCGACGTTTCTCGTCTCTTGAG GTTGAGGTGTGCCGTGTTGTTTTTACATTGGATGTGCAGTATACTGGCTCGATTGAACATGCGCAACCTTCCAATGCTACTTCAACTGAACAGCCAACATGTCCAGTTTGCCTTG AGAGATTAGATCAAGACACAAATGGAATTCTTACTACCATATGCAATCATTCATTCCATGTTTCCTGTATTTCAAAATGGGCAGATTCTTCTTGTCCT GTATGCCGCTATTGCCAACAGCAAGCTGAAAAATCTATATGTTTCATTTGTCAAACCACTGAGAACCTTTGGATATGTGTTATATGTGGTTTTGTTGGTTGTGGAAG ATATAAAGGAGGGCATGCCATAATACACTGGAAAGAGACGCAACATTGCTATTCCTTAGAAGTGGAAACTAAGCGCGTCTGGGATTATGTGGGAGACAACTATGTTCATAGACTTATTCAGTCCAAAACCGATGGGAAGTTAGTTGAGCTGAACTCTCACTGTGTGAACGCAGACAGTGGATGTGGCAGCTGCGGAGATAATGCCATGAGAGAGGCTATACTTAATAGTAAAGTCGAAGCT ATTGTCAATGAATACAATGAGTTGCTTGCTACTCAGCTCGAAAACCAAAAATTG TATTTTGAATCCTTATTACAACAAGTAGAACAAGAAACTGAAGGAAAAATTTCTGTAGCTGTTCAAAAGGCTGTGAGTCTCAAACAGCAAAAGATTCAGTCCAAGATCGATAGATGTAACAAAGAGAAGAAATTTCTGGATGAG CTTAACGACAATCTCTTGAAGAATGAGGAGATCTGGAAAGCCAAGATACTTGAGATAGAAGAGAG ggaGAAAAAAGCTTTAAAACGGACTGACGACAAGATAACGGGTCTAGAAAAGCAG CTTAGTGACCTCATGGTTTGTCTTGAGGGTGGAAAGGCGGTAGAACAGCTGCCATTGCTAAATGATACAAATGGTGGAACTGTCTCTGACATTTCAAAAGAATCCTCATCAACTTTGTAG
- the LOC131648366 gene encoding 3-isopropylmalate dehydrogenase, chloroplastic-like codes for MAACLQTHFLKTIPFQFRSSTSSSKPTSLRCTCSAATPSTKKSYKITLLPGDGIGPEVVSVAKDVLLLTGSLHGIKLEFQEKLLGGAAFEATGVPLPDDTLSVSKQSDAILLGAIGGYKWDKNEKHLKPETGLLQLREGLQVFANLRPATVFPQLVDASTLKREIAEGVDLMVVRELTGGIYFGKPRGFGTNEQGQEIGFNTEIYAAHEIDRIARVAFNIARKRGGKLCSVDKANVLEASMLWRKRVTALAEEYPDVELSHMYVDNAAMQLIRYPKQFDTIVTNNIFGDILSDEASMITGSIGMLPSASLGDSGPGLFEPIHGSAPDIAGQDKANPFATVLSAAMLLKYGLGEVEAAERIESAVLETLNKGFRTADIYSAGTKLVGCKQLGEEILKSVESHVPATVGV; via the exons ATGGCGGCTTGTCTTCAAACGCATTTCCTCAAAACCATACCCTTTCAGTTTCGCTCCTCCACATCTTCTTCAAAACCAACTTCCCTAAGATGTACTTGCTCCGCCGCCACCCCTTCTACCAAAAAATCCTACAAAATCACTCTCCTCCCCGGCGACGGCATAGGTCCCGAAGTCGTTTCCGTCGCCAAAGACGTTCTTCTCCTCACCGGATCCCTCCATG gGATTAAGCTCGAATTTCAAGAGAAGCTTTTAGGTGGAGCTGCATTTGAGGCTACTGGAGTACCTTTACCTGATGATACCCTTTCTGTTTCTAAGCAATCTGATGCTATTCTCCTTGGTGCCATTGGAGG GTATAAATGGGATAAAAATGAGAAACATCTGAAGCCAGAGACTGGATTGCTTCAGCTACGAGAAGGGCTTCAAGTATTTGCAAATCTCAGACCGGCAACCGTGTTCCCGCAG TTAGTGGATGCTTCTACTTTGAAGAGAGAGATTGCTGAGGGGGTTGATCTCATGGTTGTACGAGAACTAACCGGAG GTATCTATTTTGGAAAACCCAGGGGCTTTGGTACCAATGAACAAGGCCAAGAGATTGGCTTTAATACTGAAATTTATGCTGCACACGAG ATTGATCGTATTGCTCGTGTTGCATTTAACATTGCTCGGAAGCGTGGTGGGAAACTTTGCTCTGTTGACAAAGCTAATGTACTAGAG GCATCCATGCTTTGGAGGAAAAGAGTTACAGCGTTAGCAGAAGAATATCCTGATGTTGAGCTCTCACACATGTATGTTGATAATGCCGCAATGCAACTAATTCGCTACCCAAAACAG TTTGACACTATTGTAACAAACAACATTTTTGGTGATATATTATCTGACGAGGCTTCAATGATCACTGGAAGTATTGGGATGCTTCCTTCTGCTAGCCTTGGGGATTCG GGACCTGGGCTTTTTGAACCTATACACGGTTCTGCACCTGATATTGCTGGACAG GACAAGGCAAACCCATTTGCTACTGTTCTTAGTGCTGCTATGCTTTTGAAATATGGCCTTGGAGAAGTAGAGGCTGCTGAAAGAATAGAGAGTGCAGTTCTGGAGACATTGAACAAGGGATTTCGAACTGCTGACATATATTCTGCTGGAACG AAGCTGGTAGGATGCAAACAATTAGGTGAAGAGATACTCAAGTCGGTTGAATCTCACGTTCCCGCCACTGTAGGAGTGTAA
- the LOC131651482 gene encoding uncharacterized protein LOC131651482: protein MSNLTKLDFGSLDISEKNYLTWALDAQIHLSAEGHGDTIKKGNKSSDQQKAKAMIFLRRHLHEDLKNEYLTVTDPRVLLKNLKDRYDHQKTVILPKARYEWMHLRLQDFKSVSDYNFAMFRITSKLLLCGKKVTDEDMLEKTFSTFHASNVLLQQQYREKGKNRGRGRGRYYAHGLGFDRGRNGNHKNTYFHPKWKNVEKNEKEGQSSKTNENICYRCGGKGHWSRTCRTPKHLVDLYKKSLKNKKERIETHFANEDDDPDYSNIDVTHLDIGDFFADPDEKIDHLIGDGSVKKQNLWKFSF, encoded by the exons ATGTCAAATCTTACAAAATTGGATTTTGGGTCTCTTGATATTTCGGAAAAGAACTATTTGACATGGGCCCTAGACGCCCAAATTCATTTAAGCGCAGAAGGTCACGGTGACACTattaaaaaaggaaataaatcatctgatcaacaaaaggcAAAAGCCATGATATTCCTTCGTCGTCACCTTCACGAGGATCTTAAAAATGAGTATCTTACCGTAACTGACCCACGTGTCTTGTTGAAAAATTTGAAAGATAGATATGATCATCAAAAAACGGTTATCCTACCAAAAGCTCGATATGAATGGATGCATTTACGTTTGCAAGATTTTAAAAGTGTAAGTGATTATAATTTTGCAATGTTTAGAATAACTTCTAAGTTATTATTATGTGGAAAAAAAGTAACTGATGAAGATATGCTAGAAAAAACATTTTCCACTTTTCATGCATCCAATGTGCTCCTGCAGCAGCAGTATCGAGAAAAGGG GAAAAATCGTGGTCGCGGTCGTGGTCGTTATTATGCTCATGGTCTTGGTTTTGATCGTGGTCGCAATGGGAATCATAAAAACACATATTTCCACCCAAAGTGGAAAAAtgttgaaaagaatgaaaaagagggtcAGAGTagcaaaacaaatgaaaatatttGCTACCGTTGTGGAGGAAAAGGTCATTGGAGTCGCACTTGTCGTACTCCAAAACACCTTGTTGATCTTTATAAAAAATCactgaaaaataaaaaggaaaggatCGAGACTCACTTtgctaatgaagatgatgatccaGATTACAGTAATATAGATGTTACCCATTTGGATATTGGTGACTTCTTTGCTGATCCAGATgaaaaaattgatcaccttattgGAGATGGAAGTGTCAAGAAACAAAATTTAtggaaattttctttttaa